From a region of the Methylocystis hirsuta genome:
- the cobS gene encoding adenosylcobinamide-GDP ribazoletransferase, translating into MEPMPRGVLADVLTFLRFYSRFPIGDGAQARLDFARMAPALPIAGAVIGATGAAALLVARICHFPALVCALVAVAVLVLATGGLHEDGLADVADGFGGGATRESKLAIMRDSRVGTYGVLALCFSILLRVAALASLFERSVALAALALVFAGAMSRVAGLAPMMWLPPARADGLGATVSAPSLEVWARAWFAAAGIGLAPWLAGAGPSQIAVAIVAAFAVAALIANLSKKQIGGYTGDVLGAAQQLAEIAILAALSAA; encoded by the coding sequence ATGGAACCGATGCCGCGCGGAGTTCTCGCCGACGTCCTGACCTTTTTGCGGTTCTATTCGCGTTTTCCGATCGGCGACGGCGCACAGGCGCGGCTTGATTTCGCGCGCATGGCGCCGGCGCTGCCGATCGCCGGGGCCGTGATCGGCGCCACAGGCGCCGCTGCTTTGCTCGTCGCGCGCATCTGCCATTTTCCTGCGCTCGTCTGCGCGCTCGTCGCTGTCGCGGTCCTCGTGCTCGCGACCGGCGGGCTGCATGAGGACGGACTCGCCGACGTCGCCGACGGGTTCGGCGGCGGCGCGACGCGAGAGTCGAAGCTCGCCATTATGCGCGACAGCCGCGTTGGGACCTATGGCGTGCTGGCGCTGTGTTTCTCGATCCTGCTGCGCGTCGCGGCGCTCGCGTCGCTCTTTGAGCGAAGCGTCGCGCTCGCAGCGCTCGCGCTCGTCTTCGCCGGCGCCATGTCGCGCGTCGCCGGACTGGCGCCGATGATGTGGCTTCCGCCAGCGCGCGCCGATGGTCTGGGCGCGACCGTCTCTGCGCCCTCGCTCGAGGTCTGGGCGCGCGCCTGGTTCGCCGCCGCCGGCATTGGCCTTGCGCCCTGGCTTGCCGGCGCCGGCCCCAGCCAGATCGCGGTCGCGATCGTCGCCGCCTTCGCCGTCGCCGCTCTCATCGCCAATCTCTCAAAAAAGCAGATTGGCGGCTACACGGGCGACGTGCTCGGGGCGGCGCAGCAGCTCGCCGAGATCGCCATTCTGGCGGCGCTATCCGCCGCGTGA
- a CDS encoding DUF2235 domain-containing protein has translation MVKKIVILADGTGNGRLVQVSNINRLSQALCLSNKNQVVYYIPGVGTEGFKPLAMLDGATGFGVPSNVRKLYRFLSWNWEPDAAIYMFGFSRGAFTVRMLIDLIHKQGLLPTEFNRKRVTHQEMVRNSNDAWRAFCAQDEERKKNIWVLLRLPKLRDAVLGAWKQLRGQPSYADVKEEASDRAPENISIDFVGLFDTVEAYGVPIEEMRDVIHRFVFPIKFGGDHTMWERVLRIRQALSLDDERLTFHPIRVSLLEDDLKEPDDDLRKPKPKRIEEVWFAGVHSDVGGGYPDDMTAHCPLVWMIREVENVEADRALNFHATALAEFRRTATPFGPLHNSRAGAAVLYRYDPRQVELEDPDKHPYCRPTVHHTVVERLVDGSDDYAPLALGEISADVAARGAKGADVLMPDGSITRAETGSDYTLIREADRASEPENLHSDGSELYIAKGAMKKLDAPDRNEMEIARDYVWLNRIAYFFFVALFVTALALPVIAPAIEDFNKGVWSQISGIALPFQWLLHVLGPIGDALSRFMSGFENVLRGMGDTILSITPSYLYAHVKAALNHPFFSIALVIGYFFLRYKSDAYEDATRYHARLAWNIQNDKLKTDIEPKPSGLSKKVRALRNSPAARSVLKAGRALTPVAYALVFVIAPVFIAVNRIGFNYLEGSGRICKGPNPPEWVSRASGRFTTSDPCWASGWMLERGGAYRLTISIDPEKDDPWLDQLMLTDPYGFEGRGFVYSAGVALRRWPSASWFSPIARIGERGDVEWPLTPVDGGGALSRYGKKCSSLPSDYANSAEHASFCATHKHLKSCAGSELSLGIGDPLPPEELDAAKKAWAQDSFVYEGRSCTTTFPRKTFVSEFIASDTGEFFLFVNDAVHIAWPAREQISYRNNTGSANVSIERLPRVEMPATSASSAP, from the coding sequence ATGGTCAAGAAAATTGTTATTTTGGCGGATGGCACCGGAAACGGAAGACTGGTGCAAGTCTCAAACATCAATCGGCTTTCCCAGGCGCTCTGCCTCTCAAACAAAAATCAGGTCGTTTATTACATTCCCGGCGTCGGCACCGAGGGCTTCAAGCCGCTCGCGATGCTGGACGGCGCCACGGGCTTTGGCGTGCCGTCGAACGTGCGCAAGCTTTATCGTTTCCTGTCCTGGAATTGGGAGCCTGACGCAGCGATCTATATGTTCGGCTTCAGCCGCGGCGCATTCACCGTTCGAATGCTGATCGACCTGATTCACAAGCAAGGGCTGCTGCCGACGGAATTCAATCGGAAGCGGGTAACCCACCAGGAGATGGTTCGCAATTCAAACGACGCGTGGCGGGCGTTCTGCGCGCAGGATGAGGAACGCAAAAAGAATATCTGGGTTCTATTGCGTTTGCCCAAGCTGCGAGACGCCGTCCTGGGCGCTTGGAAGCAGCTTCGAGGGCAGCCGAGCTATGCTGACGTGAAAGAGGAGGCTTCGGACCGCGCGCCTGAGAATATCTCGATCGACTTTGTGGGACTGTTCGACACCGTGGAAGCCTATGGCGTGCCGATTGAAGAGATGCGCGATGTCATCCATCGCTTCGTCTTCCCCATCAAGTTCGGCGGCGATCATACGATGTGGGAAAGAGTGTTGCGGATTCGTCAGGCCTTGAGCCTTGATGACGAACGCCTCACCTTTCATCCAATCCGCGTATCGCTTCTTGAGGATGATCTGAAGGAACCTGATGACGATTTAAGAAAGCCGAAGCCCAAACGCATTGAGGAAGTTTGGTTCGCCGGCGTGCATTCCGACGTCGGCGGCGGTTATCCGGACGACATGACGGCGCATTGCCCGTTGGTGTGGATGATTCGAGAAGTCGAGAATGTTGAGGCCGACAGAGCGCTCAATTTCCACGCAACGGCGCTGGCCGAATTCAGAAGGACAGCGACGCCATTCGGACCGCTGCATAACTCTCGAGCCGGCGCGGCGGTGTTGTATCGCTACGATCCACGACAAGTGGAGCTGGAGGATCCAGACAAGCACCCCTACTGCCGGCCAACCGTCCACCACACGGTCGTTGAACGGCTCGTTGACGGCAGCGACGATTACGCGCCGCTGGCGCTCGGCGAAATCAGCGCCGACGTGGCCGCGCGCGGAGCCAAAGGCGCCGACGTGCTCATGCCGGACGGCTCCATCACGCGCGCCGAGACCGGCTCGGATTACACGCTCATTCGCGAGGCGGATCGCGCCTCGGAGCCGGAGAACCTGCACAGCGACGGCAGCGAACTCTACATCGCTAAGGGGGCGATGAAGAAACTCGACGCCCCCGACCGGAACGAGATGGAAATCGCCCGCGACTATGTGTGGCTGAACCGAATTGCTTATTTTTTCTTCGTGGCCCTGTTCGTCACGGCGCTCGCCCTACCGGTGATTGCTCCGGCGATTGAGGACTTTAATAAAGGCGTTTGGAGCCAGATTTCGGGAATCGCGCTCCCGTTCCAGTGGCTTTTGCATGTGCTCGGCCCCATTGGCGACGCTCTATCGCGATTCATGTCAGGCTTTGAAAATGTGCTGCGCGGCATGGGCGACACAATCCTGTCCATTACGCCTTCCTATCTTTATGCCCATGTCAAAGCGGCGCTGAATCATCCGTTTTTCAGCATTGCGCTGGTGATTGGCTATTTCTTTCTGCGCTACAAGAGCGACGCTTACGAGGACGCCACGCGCTATCATGCGCGCTTGGCGTGGAACATCCAGAACGACAAACTCAAGACGGACATTGAACCCAAGCCGAGCGGATTATCGAAAAAAGTGCGCGCGTTGAGAAATTCGCCTGCGGCAAGGTCCGTCCTTAAGGCCGGCCGCGCATTGACGCCTGTCGCTTATGCGCTCGTGTTCGTGATCGCCCCCGTCTTCATTGCGGTCAACCGAATTGGCTTCAATTATCTGGAGGGCTCCGGGCGCATCTGTAAAGGCCCTAATCCGCCGGAGTGGGTGTCGCGCGCAAGCGGAAGATTTACGACCAGCGATCCGTGCTGGGCGAGCGGCTGGATGCTTGAGCGCGGCGGAGCCTATCGCCTGACGATCAGCATCGACCCGGAAAAAGACGACCCTTGGCTCGATCAGCTGATGCTCACCGATCCCTACGGTTTTGAGGGAAGAGGCTTCGTTTACAGCGCCGGCGTCGCTCTGCGTCGGTGGCCTTCGGCCTCTTGGTTTTCTCCCATCGCTCGAATTGGCGAGCGCGGAGACGTCGAATGGCCACTGACTCCGGTCGATGGCGGCGGCGCCTTGTCGCGTTACGGCAAGAAATGTTCGTCGCTGCCGTCCGACTACGCAAACTCGGCGGAGCACGCCAGCTTTTGTGCTACTCACAAGCACCTGAAATCCTGCGCCGGCAGCGAACTTTCGCTTGGCATTGGCGATCCCCTGCCGCCCGAAGAATTGGACGCGGCGAAGAAGGCCTGGGCGCAGGACAGTTTCGTCTATGAGGGGAGGAGTTGCACAACGACTTTCCCGCGCAAGACTTTCGTGTCTGAATTCATTGCGAGCGACACGGGGGAATTTTTCCTCTTCGTCAACGACGCCGTGCACATCGCCTGGCCGGCGCGCGAACAGATTTCCTATCGAAACAACACTGGCTCCGCGAACGTCTCGATCGAACGGCTCCCGCGCGTGGAAATGCCTGCAACGAGTGCGAGCAGCGCGCCTTGA
- a CDS encoding ATP-binding protein, which translates to MFLATLDYESFFHAVMATIPSSILILDERLAVLSVNNNFLEKSRGVLSLTLGRRLHEIFPAAFQDTALDHQIRDVIATGRTLHRQRMTYRAPGVSLRTYSYSICPLQLQRGRRGAILVMDDVTDLLQLGEEVRRMQLHLASVVESAGDLIVSTDPQGAIMTWNTAAEKSTGYTHVEVRNSKLADHIEEPQNQDVEACYRGIAEIDDRRSVEWPMRCRNGESIPVSWRLSRMTDDTGKVTGVVVVGRNLVEQRAMEAQIHQGEKLAALGMVIGGIAHEIRNPLGVSSAAAQLMKGRIATPILLGECIDKVIGGIDRASLVVESLLRFARPGPISETTKVNVLDMLKNALMFASGEAAAGTAIEWKLPFIADSLYAEGVQNLLELVIINFVLNAFQAMPSGGRLTIAVRREGAEIIIEISDTGPGIPEAHVSKIFDPFFTTRSDSRRSGLGLSVSHSIVRQHGGSVTVRSSPHEGTTFIVHIPVARDRDMHAEE; encoded by the coding sequence ATGTTCCTCGCCACGCTCGATTACGAAAGCTTCTTTCACGCCGTGATGGCGACGATTCCCTCGTCGATTCTGATCCTCGACGAACGCCTCGCCGTCTTGTCCGTCAATAACAATTTCCTGGAAAAATCTCGAGGCGTCTTGAGCTTGACGCTCGGCCGCCGCTTGCACGAGATTTTTCCGGCCGCGTTCCAAGACACGGCCCTGGATCACCAGATCCGAGACGTTATCGCCACCGGCAGGACATTGCATCGCCAGCGCATGACCTATCGAGCGCCGGGCGTATCGCTCCGAACATATTCCTATAGCATCTGTCCGCTGCAGCTACAGAGAGGTCGGCGCGGCGCTATCTTAGTAATGGACGACGTGACGGACCTGCTGCAACTCGGAGAGGAAGTGCGGCGGATGCAGCTGCATCTTGCCAGCGTCGTGGAAAGCGCAGGGGACCTCATCGTCTCCACGGACCCGCAAGGGGCGATCATGACTTGGAATACTGCGGCGGAGAAATCCACCGGCTACACGCATGTCGAAGTTCGCAACTCCAAGCTCGCGGACCATATAGAAGAGCCTCAAAATCAAGATGTTGAAGCTTGCTACCGTGGAATTGCCGAGATCGACGATCGTCGTTCGGTCGAATGGCCGATGCGATGCCGCAATGGAGAAAGCATACCGGTGTCCTGGCGGCTGTCGCGGATGACCGATGACACCGGCAAGGTTACGGGGGTCGTGGTCGTCGGACGCAATCTCGTCGAGCAGCGCGCCATGGAAGCGCAGATTCACCAAGGCGAGAAGCTTGCCGCGCTTGGCATGGTCATCGGCGGCATCGCCCACGAGATCCGAAATCCATTAGGAGTCAGCTCCGCCGCTGCGCAGCTCATGAAGGGCAGAATCGCCACGCCGATTCTACTCGGAGAGTGCATCGACAAGGTTATCGGCGGCATCGATCGGGCGTCTCTCGTCGTTGAAAGCCTCTTGCGTTTCGCGCGGCCGGGGCCGATCAGCGAGACAACCAAGGTCAATGTGCTCGATATGCTAAAGAACGCGTTGATGTTCGCTTCTGGCGAGGCCGCGGCGGGAACCGCAATCGAGTGGAAGCTGCCGTTCATAGCGGACTCTCTTTATGCCGAGGGCGTGCAGAACCTTCTTGAACTCGTCATTATCAATTTCGTTCTGAACGCCTTCCAAGCGATGCCCAGCGGCGGCAGGTTGACCATCGCCGTTCGGCGCGAAGGGGCCGAGATCATCATCGAAATCAGTGATACGGGCCCGGGGATACCAGAGGCTCATGTTTCGAAAATTTTCGATCCTTTCTTCACGACGCGGTCTGACAGCCGCCGATCCGGGCTCGGCCTTTCGGTGTCTCATTCGATCGTGCGCCAGCACGGTGGCAGCGTGACCGTCCGCAGCTCGCCGCACGAGGGCACAACATTCATCGTGCATATCCCGGTCGCGCGCGACCGGGATATGCACGCCGAGGAGTGA
- a CDS encoding GvpL/GvpF family gas vesicle protein encodes MAEVESFPLAGSDADLPSAAAEEVICLFAFIECADSLEPPDEPPERRLLLHRVGAVVALIGVAPTADYCGADAERRLADVDWLAPRVRRHAEIMDWAMRRSPVFPVPFGTLYSNIASLTTFMRAHEATIADFFEAVADKEEWELRAVAQFDRPDILDKLACSAWPDWRELPKGARYMRLCRDRAALVDFGCAEAAAFVRDFVVELRPLTAGIRLQDVRRLPDSEGSRPIARYALLVPLSNVAAMRTRIEEIAADAARRDIAITLSGPWPPFSFRPDLKSPQ; translated from the coding sequence ATGGCCGAAGTTGAATCGTTCCCGCTCGCTGGCAGCGACGCCGATTTGCCCTCGGCGGCTGCCGAAGAAGTGATCTGCCTGTTCGCCTTCATCGAGTGCGCCGATTCTCTCGAGCCGCCCGATGAACCGCCGGAGCGGCGGCTCTTGCTGCACCGTGTAGGAGCAGTCGTGGCCTTGATTGGCGTTGCGCCGACGGCGGATTATTGCGGCGCTGACGCCGAACGTCGATTGGCCGATGTCGACTGGCTCGCGCCTCGCGTTCGTCGCCATGCCGAGATCATGGATTGGGCGATGCGACGATCGCCGGTCTTCCCCGTCCCCTTCGGGACCCTCTATTCGAACATCGCCAGTCTGACGACGTTCATGCGTGCTCACGAAGCGACGATCGCTGATTTCTTCGAGGCCGTCGCGGACAAGGAGGAGTGGGAATTGCGGGCGGTCGCCCAGTTTGACCGCCCAGATATCTTGGACAAATTGGCTTGTAGCGCATGGCCGGACTGGCGGGAGCTGCCGAAGGGCGCCCGCTATATGCGTCTCTGCCGGGATCGCGCCGCGCTGGTCGATTTCGGCTGCGCCGAAGCCGCCGCCTTCGTACGCGACTTCGTCGTGGAGCTGCGGCCGTTGACGGCAGGCATTCGCCTCCAAGACGTCCGTCGCCTGCCCGACTCCGAAGGGAGCCGGCCTATCGCCCGTTACGCCCTTCTTGTGCCGCTATCAAATGTCGCCGCGATGCGGACGCGCATAGAGGAAATTGCCGCGGACGCTGCGCGCCGAGATATCGCGATCACATTGTCTGGCCCTTGGCCACCGTTCAGTTTTCGACCAGATCTCAAATCACCCCAATAA
- the dusA gene encoding tRNA dihydrouridine(20/20a) synthase DusA, whose translation MLTTQEIRFSVAPMMDWTDRHCRYFHRLLSRRARLYTEMLTTGAVIHGDRARLMAFDPFEQPVAMQLGGAEPAALAKSAVLVEKFGYAEVNLNVGCPSDRVQNGAFGACLMREPALVGDCIKAMKDAVSIPVTVKCRIGVDDQEEHALFALAEACVESGADALFVHARKAWLKGLSPKENRDVPPLDYPLVHRLKRALPDVPIAINGGLTRMAEMQEQLRFVDGVMIGRAAYHDPALLLDVDPQLFGQPSPAADLFDAVDAFLPYVERQLARGERLAAMTRHLLGLFVGMPGARSFRRRLALEAVAPGAGVETLLEAVGEVRAARARFAEAAKLAEPAETN comes from the coding sequence ATGCTTACAACTCAAGAGATTAGATTCTCCGTGGCGCCGATGATGGACTGGACGGATCGGCACTGCCGATACTTCCATCGTCTCTTGTCGCGCCGCGCGCGCCTGTACACGGAAATGCTCACGACGGGCGCGGTGATCCATGGCGATCGGGCGCGGCTGATGGCGTTCGATCCGTTTGAACAGCCCGTCGCCATGCAGCTCGGCGGCGCCGAGCCGGCGGCGCTGGCGAAGTCGGCGGTTCTCGTCGAAAAATTCGGCTACGCGGAGGTCAATCTCAACGTCGGTTGCCCGTCGGATCGCGTGCAGAACGGCGCGTTCGGCGCCTGTCTCATGCGCGAGCCTGCGCTCGTCGGCGACTGCATCAAGGCGATGAAGGACGCCGTCTCAATTCCTGTTACGGTGAAATGCCGCATCGGCGTTGACGATCAGGAGGAACATGCGCTGTTCGCGCTTGCCGAAGCCTGCGTCGAAAGCGGCGCCGACGCGCTGTTCGTGCATGCCCGAAAGGCTTGGCTTAAGGGCCTCTCGCCAAAGGAAAACAGGGACGTTCCGCCGCTGGACTATCCGCTGGTGCACCGTCTCAAGCGCGCCTTGCCGGACGTTCCCATCGCCATCAATGGCGGCCTGACGCGGATGGCTGAGATGCAGGAGCAGCTGCGATTCGTCGACGGCGTGATGATCGGGCGCGCGGCCTATCACGATCCCGCGTTGCTCCTTGATGTCGACCCACAATTGTTTGGACAGCCCTCTCCGGCAGCCGACCTCTTCGACGCCGTCGACGCCTTTCTTCCCTATGTTGAGCGGCAGTTGGCGCGAGGCGAACGGCTTGCCGCCATGACGCGCCATCTTCTCGGGCTTTTTGTTGGAATGCCGGGCGCGCGGTCGTTCCGTCGACGGCTGGCGCTCGAGGCCGTTGCGCCTGGCGCCGGAGTCGAAACGCTGCTTGAGGCCGTCGGCGAAGTGCGCGCCGCTCGGGCGCGCTTTGCCGAAGCGGCGAAACTCGCGGAACCGGCCGAAACAAATTGA
- a CDS encoding phosphomannomutase/phosphoglucomutase, protein MFPKPVPNLRPNTFEYEEAPLIKSTGFREYDARWLFGADLNLMGVQALGMGLGALLRELGVAPEIVVGHDYRSYSSSIKLALVSGLMAAGVRVRDIGLALSPMAYFAQFDLDVAAVAMVTASHNDNGWTGVKMGARRPVTFGPEEMGRLKDIVLAGEFHETEGGSYRYIENFGARYIDDLTRRPPFARKMKVVAACGNGTAGAFAPQMLERLGCEVIPLDVEPDYTFPRYNPNPEDLHMLHAIADKVRETGACVGLGFDGDGDRCGVVDNNGDEIFADKIGVMLARDLSKVHPNASFVVDVKSTGLFATDPELVARGVVTEYWKTGHSYIKRRVSDRKALAGFEKSGHFFFNEPIGRGYDDGLLTAVHVLEMLDRNPTKSMAELYAELPKTWGSPTMSPHCDDEKKYGVIDKVTARIEAMRARGEQIIGQPIRDVVTINGVRVTVADGTWGLVRASSNKPELVVVVESPVSQSRMKEMFTAIDGVLRENPEVGAYNQTI, encoded by the coding sequence ATGTTTCCCAAGCCCGTCCCGAATCTGCGCCCCAACACATTCGAATATGAAGAGGCGCCGCTCATCAAGTCGACCGGCTTTCGCGAATATGACGCGCGCTGGCTGTTTGGCGCCGACCTCAATTTGATGGGCGTGCAGGCGCTCGGCATGGGCCTTGGCGCGCTGCTGCGCGAATTGGGCGTCGCGCCCGAAATCGTCGTCGGTCACGATTACCGCAGCTATTCTTCATCGATCAAACTGGCGCTGGTGAGCGGCCTCATGGCCGCCGGCGTGCGCGTGCGCGACATCGGCCTCGCCTTGTCGCCGATGGCCTATTTCGCCCAGTTCGATCTCGATGTCGCGGCGGTAGCGATGGTGACGGCCTCGCATAACGACAATGGCTGGACGGGCGTGAAAATGGGCGCACGGCGGCCCGTGACCTTCGGGCCCGAGGAGATGGGCCGTCTGAAGGACATCGTTCTCGCCGGCGAATTTCACGAGACGGAAGGCGGCTCCTACCGCTACATCGAGAATTTCGGCGCGCGCTATATCGACGACCTCACCCGCCGGCCGCCGTTCGCCCGCAAGATGAAGGTCGTCGCCGCCTGCGGCAATGGCACCGCCGGCGCCTTCGCGCCACAGATGCTGGAACGTCTCGGTTGCGAAGTCATCCCGCTCGACGTGGAGCCGGACTACACCTTTCCGCGTTACAATCCGAACCCTGAAGATTTGCACATGCTGCACGCTATCGCCGACAAAGTGCGCGAGACCGGCGCCTGCGTCGGGCTTGGTTTCGACGGCGACGGCGATCGCTGCGGCGTCGTCGACAACAATGGCGACGAGATCTTCGCCGACAAGATCGGCGTCATGCTCGCGCGCGATCTCTCCAAGGTTCATCCGAACGCGTCATTCGTGGTCGACGTGAAGTCGACTGGCCTGTTCGCGACCGACCCGGAACTCGTCGCGCGCGGCGTCGTCACGGAATATTGGAAGACCGGACATTCCTACATCAAGCGCCGCGTCAGCGATCGCAAGGCGCTCGCCGGCTTCGAAAAGTCGGGGCACTTCTTTTTCAACGAGCCGATCGGACGCGGCTATGACGACGGGCTGCTCACCGCCGTGCATGTCCTTGAAATGCTCGACCGCAATCCGACGAAATCGATGGCCGAACTCTACGCCGAACTGCCGAAGACCTGGGGCTCGCCGACGATGTCGCCGCATTGCGACGACGAAAAGAAATATGGCGTCATCGACAAGGTGACGGCGCGCATCGAGGCGATGCGAGCGCGCGGCGAACAGATCATCGGGCAGCCGATCCGCGACGTCGTCACCATCAATGGCGTGCGCGTCACAGTCGCCGACGGCACCTGGGGCCTCGTGCGCGCGTCGTCGAACAAGCCGGAACTCGTCGTCGTCGTCGAAAGTCCTGTGTCGCAGTCGCGCATGAAGGAAATGTTTACGGCGATCGACGGCGTGCTGCGCGAAAATCCCGAGGTCGGCGCCTACAACCAGACGATATAG
- a CDS encoding sigma-54-dependent transcriptional regulator → MVFKIDTQHAMILLIDDDSDMRWAMRNILADAGFSVAEAEAGGVGLEIASRRTPDTVLLDMRMPGLGGEEVLRRLRRLDPTLPVIIITAHGTISGAVSAVRDGAFDYLTKPFRNEHLLDAVQRAVARRNAAHSVATGVRAAVAATMGQGPAIQKLAAQIEAVISTDYSVVIQGETGTGKELVACSLHRYGRRATHPFVVVDCGAISEGLTDSEFFGHEKGAFTGAGDRRRGWFEAAANGGTVFLDEIGNLASTGQKALLRTLEERKIRRVGGGELIDLDVRVIAASNDDLKEHAKTGAFREDLFFRLAEYVITVPPLRSRQEDIGFLTQRFLTQARESLGRPPVEVTSSALDLLRAYHWPGNVRELRNVMRRAALTVSDILGPSQLADSLGHGVAPVVPARETPDGSTSLRHRVQRHVRAFERDAIVGALEQAKGNKAKAARLLGIDYKTYRMKLKLFEGREGAVPDGRS, encoded by the coding sequence ATGGTTTTCAAAATTGACACGCAGCACGCTATGATTCTGCTGATCGACGATGACTCGGATATGCGCTGGGCCATGCGAAATATCTTGGCGGACGCCGGGTTCAGCGTGGCGGAAGCGGAAGCCGGTGGAGTCGGCCTCGAGATTGCCAGTCGCCGAACGCCGGATACGGTTCTGCTCGACATGCGGATGCCCGGCCTCGGCGGCGAAGAGGTCTTGCGACGGCTGCGCCGACTCGACCCCACTCTACCGGTCATTATCATCACTGCCCACGGCACGATCTCCGGAGCGGTGAGCGCGGTGCGCGATGGCGCATTTGATTACCTCACCAAGCCGTTCCGCAACGAGCATCTGCTGGACGCTGTGCAGCGGGCGGTCGCGCGCAGAAACGCCGCTCATTCCGTGGCCACTGGCGTCCGCGCCGCCGTCGCCGCGACGATGGGGCAAGGTCCTGCCATCCAGAAGTTGGCCGCGCAGATCGAGGCCGTCATCTCGACCGATTATTCCGTCGTCATCCAAGGGGAGACCGGCACCGGCAAGGAGCTCGTCGCCTGCAGCCTGCATCGGTACGGCCGCCGCGCAACCCACCCATTCGTGGTGGTCGATTGCGGCGCCATCTCCGAGGGCTTGACCGACAGCGAATTTTTTGGCCACGAGAAAGGAGCGTTCACCGGCGCCGGCGACCGGCGCCGCGGTTGGTTCGAAGCGGCCGCCAACGGCGGAACTGTCTTCCTAGACGAAATTGGAAATCTCGCGTCGACGGGGCAGAAAGCGTTGCTGCGAACCCTCGAGGAGCGCAAAATTCGCAGAGTAGGCGGAGGCGAGCTGATCGACCTGGACGTGCGCGTCATCGCGGCCAGCAACGACGACCTCAAGGAACACGCCAAGACAGGAGCCTTTCGCGAAGATCTCTTCTTTCGATTGGCCGAATATGTCATCACCGTTCCGCCCTTGCGCTCGCGTCAGGAGGACATCGGATTCCTCACGCAGCGCTTTCTGACGCAAGCGCGCGAGTCCTTGGGGCGGCCGCCGGTTGAAGTCACGTCGTCGGCCCTGGATCTGCTTCGAGCCTATCATTGGCCGGGCAATGTGCGAGAGTTGCGCAACGTCATGCGGCGGGCCGCCCTTACCGTGTCAGACATACTCGGCCCTTCACAGTTGGCGGACAGTCTCGGCCACGGTGTCGCGCCTGTCGTTCCTGCTCGAGAGACGCCGGACGGTTCTACATCGTTACGTCATCGCGTTCAGCGCCATGTTCGCGCGTTCGAGCGCGACGCCATCGTTGGCGCGCTCGAGCAAGCAAAAGGCAACAAAGCCAAGGCGGCCCGTCTCCTCGGCATAGACTACAAGACCTATCGCATGAAGCTAAAGTTGTTTGAGGGACGCGAGGGAGCAGTCCCCGATGGCCGAAGTTGA
- a CDS encoding tyrosine-type recombinase/integrase translates to MRFLCDCRGAANAFRKEQGANFPYNGKSVGAALRRQCRELQIEDLHFHDLRHEGRSRLLEAGFTVEQVALVTGHKDWKMLRRHS, encoded by the coding sequence TTGCGATTCCTGTGCGATTGTCGAGGAGCAGCGAACGCTTTTCGGAAAGAGCAGGGGGCGAATTTTCCTTATAATGGAAAGTCGGTTGGAGCCGCCCTTCGAAGGCAATGCCGTGAATTACAGATAGAGGATTTGCATTTCCATGATTTGCGACATGAGGGTAGGAGCCGTCTCCTTGAGGCAGGGTTTACTGTAGAGCAGGTCGCCTTGGTTACAGGTCACAAAGACTGGAAAATGTTGCGGAGGCACTCATGA